The following nucleotide sequence is from Thermodesulfobacteriota bacterium.
TCCAGTCCTCTTCTTGAAAGTACCTTAACGTCTATGACTATACCTTCTATTCCATGCGGAACCCTAAGGGAAGTGTCCTTAACATCTGCCGCTTTCTCTCCAAATATGGCCCTTAGGAGTTTCTCTTCGGGGGTGAGCTGTGTCTCTCCTTTAGGGGTAACTTTTCCAACGAGTATATCGCCCGGTTTAACCTTTGCACCGATTCTTATTATTCCGCTCTCATCTAAGTCTTTTAACATCTCTTCCGCTACATTAGGAATATCCCTTGTTACTTCCTCTTTGCCCAGTTTCGTATCCCTTACAACACACTCCAACTCTTCTATGTGAATCGATGTCAAAACATCGTCTTTTACAAGCCTCTCGCTGATCAGGATGGAATCCTCGTAGTTATAACCTCTCCAGGGCATAAAAGCCACAAGGAGGTTTTTGCCGAGTGCAAGCTCGCCTCGGTCCGTTGACGGACCGTCCGCAAGCACATCCCCCTTCCTTACGTAATCTCCTTCGTTAACTATCACTCTCTGGTTTATGCAAGTGTCCTGATTCGATCTCTTGAACTTCAAAAGATTGTAAACGTCGACTTTCACGACAGGTTCCCCGTTTTGGTTCTCTTCATACTGGACTATGATCCTATTGGCATCAACGCTCTTTACGATTCCGTCATGCTTCGCGATCACAGTTACTTTTGAGTCTCTCCCCACTATCTTTTCCATTCCGGTTCCAATAAGGGGAGCCTCAGGAACGATAAGGGGCACAGCCTGTCTTTGCATATTCGAACCCATAAGTGCCCTGTTTGCGTCATCGTGCTCCAAGAACGGGATGAGTGAGGCAGAAACGCTCACAAGCTGCTTCGGTGAAACATCAACGAAATCGACCTGGTCAGGTGTGACGTAATAGAAGTTACCTGCCTTTTGAGCCTCCACAAGATCCACGAGGAAGTTTCCCTCCTCGTCCATAGGGGTGGTAGACTGGGCTATGTAGTACTTTTCTTCCTCATCGGCAGTCAGATAAACTATTTCGTCGGTGACTTTTCCGTTTACTACCTTTCTATAGGGCGTCTCTATAAAACCAAACTCGTTTACCCTGGCGTATGTCGCAAGCGAGGATATAAGACCTATATTGGGTCCTTCTGGTGTCTCAATGGGACATATCCTTCCGTAATGGGTAGGATGTACGTCTCTGACCTCGAATCCAGCCCTCTCCCTCGTGAGACCACCTGGCCCTAAAGCGCTTAGCCTTCTTTTATGCGTAATTTCGCTTAAAGGGTTCGTCTGATCCATAAACTGGGACAACTGACTCGTGGCGAAGAAGTCTTTGATAGCGGTAATGACAGGTTTGGGGTTCACAAGATCATGGGGCATGAGTGTTTCCATCTCTGGGAAGGCGAGTCTTTCCTTAATAGCCCTTTCCATCCTCAAAAGCCCCATTCTGAACTGGTTTTCTAACAGCTCCCCAACTGTTCTTACCCTTCTATTTCCGAGATGGTCTATATCGTCTCCTGGACCCCTCGTGTCTTTTAATCTGAGTAAGTGTTTTATCGTCTCAAGGATGTCTTCTTTTGTGAGGGCTGTCTGCTCAAGCGGGATATTAAGACCGAGTCTCTGATTCATTTTCAGTCTTCCCACCGGTGACAAGTCGTATCTTTCTGGGCTGAAAAACATGTTTTGGATGAGGGCCTCCGCAAATTCTATGGTTGGGGGGTCACCGGGCCTCAACTTCCTGTAAATTTCAAGAAGCGCCTCCTCCTTTGTTTGGGCCTTGTCTTCAAGAAGCGTGTTCCTGAGGGAAGGGCTGACGTTTAAATTGTCTATAAAAAGTACTTCGAAACTCTCGACCTTCCTCGACCTTAATAACTCTAAATCCTCTTTCGTGATCTCCTTGTTTAGTGGCAAAAGAACTTTTCCTGTTTCAGGATCCTTAATCTCTCTTGCCGTAACCTTCCCAAGAATATCCTCCTCGTCGACAGGAATGGCCGTTATATTTAGAGCTTCCATTCTCCTTATTACGGCCTGTGTAATCTTTTTGTGCTTCTTAACCAAGACTTCCTCAGTCTTTTCATCCACTATGTCGGCGGGTGCTTTCTGACCGAGAAGGAGATGATATGGGGTTATCTTTAAGAATTTATTCCCATCTTTAAGCACGATGGTTTCTTTCTCATAGAAATAGTCAAGGATCTCTTGCGGTGTGTATCCGAGAGCTTTAAGAAACAGAGTAACAGGGATCTTCTTCCTTTTGTCTATTCTTACGTACAAAAGCTCCCTGTTGTCGAACTCGAAGTCGAGCCATGAGCCCCTATATGGTATGATTCGGGCTGTGTAAGAGGGCAGTCCCACCAGGGGAGACTTTGTCTGTTCGCAGTCAAAATAGACTCCTGGAGACCTGTGCAACTGATTAACTACAACTCTTTCAACTCCATTTATTATGAAGGAACCTCTTTCCGTCATTAATGGGATCTCACCGAAGAAGACATCCTGCTCCTTTATAGCCCGTATTTCTTTCGTTTTAGTCTCCGGATTTGTGCTCCACGCCACAAGCCTTATCGTCACCTTCATTGGCGCCGAGTAGGTGAGGCCCCTGATCATGCACTCTTCTTCAGTGTTTTTCGGTTCCCCTATCTCATATTTGACAAATTCCAAAGACGTAATTCCGTGGGCATCCTTTATAGGGAAGACACTCTCGAAGACGGCTTGCAGACCGATCTTCTTTCTTTTTTCAGGTGGGACATCTTTCTGGAGGAAATTATTGAAGGAATTGAGCTGGATCTCGATGAGATTTGGTACTTCGAGAACCTCCTTCTTCCTGCCAAATTTCCTCCTGAAGATCTTATTGTGGAAGATCTCTCTCATGGTTTTTTTCACCCCGCGATTGTAAGTTGGGGAGTAAATGTATAGTGTACCTCCCTCATTCTACTCTATTTTCACTTTACCGCTTACCTCTTCGAGCTGTTTCTTTATCTTTTCCGCTTCCTCCTTTGAGACACCCTCTTTGACCGGTTTTGGAACACCCTCAACAAGATCCTTTGCCTCTTTAAGGCCAAGGTTTGTGATGGCTCTGACAACTTTAATCACCTGGATCTTCTTGTCCTGATCGTAACCGGTAAGAATGACGTTAAATTCCGTCTTCTCTTCAGGTTTTTCCTCTTTCTGAGCCGGCTGGGCAGCACCTACTGGAACTTGTGCCGCAAGTGGCATAGCCTGTGCCTGAACGCCGAATCTTTCCTCAAGAGTCTTTATAAAATCCGATAGTTCTAAAACTGTCATATTTTCGATGAACTTTATAACTTCCTCCTTTGTCACGCTCATGATTGTTCCTCCTTAGTCGTTTCTTTTTTTTCTTTTATTGCATTTAAAGTCCAGACAAGTTTACAGAGGTTCCATTTAAGGGCAAATAAAAGCCTAACGGGCATCCCTGAAAGTAGACTCATCATTTGAGCGAGGAGTACCTCTCTATTTGGAACTGTCGCTAATTTTTGGAACTCCTCGCCGGAGATTATTTTCTTTCCCAGAATCCCCGCCTTTACTCTAAGCTGGGGCATCTCCTTAGAGAAATTCGTTATAGCTTTCGCTACACTAACAGGATCTTTATAAACGGAAATGATCGCATTTGGTCCCCGCAAGAATTTTTCAAGCTCCTCAGCGGGCGTTCCACGGATCGCTATCCTCAGTAAATTATTTTTCACCACGTTCAATTCAGCCTGGATTCCTCTGAGCTCTTTCCTGATCCTCG
It contains:
- the rpoB gene encoding DNA-directed RNA polymerase subunit beta encodes the protein MREIFHNKIFRRKFGRKKEVLEVPNLIEIQLNSFNNFLQKDVPPEKRKKIGLQAVFESVFPIKDAHGITSLEFVKYEIGEPKNTEEECMIRGLTYSAPMKVTIRLVAWSTNPETKTKEIRAIKEQDVFFGEIPLMTERGSFIINGVERVVVNQLHRSPGVYFDCEQTKSPLVGLPSYTARIIPYRGSWLDFEFDNRELLYVRIDKRKKIPVTLFLKALGYTPQEILDYFYEKETIVLKDGNKFLKITPYHLLLGQKAPADIVDEKTEEVLVKKHKKITQAVIRRMEALNITAIPVDEEDILGKVTAREIKDPETGKVLLPLNKEITKEDLELLRSRKVESFEVLFIDNLNVSPSLRNTLLEDKAQTKEEALLEIYRKLRPGDPPTIEFAEALIQNMFFSPERYDLSPVGRLKMNQRLGLNIPLEQTALTKEDILETIKHLLRLKDTRGPGDDIDHLGNRRVRTVGELLENQFRMGLLRMERAIKERLAFPEMETLMPHDLVNPKPVITAIKDFFATSQLSQFMDQTNPLSEITHKRRLSALGPGGLTRERAGFEVRDVHPTHYGRICPIETPEGPNIGLISSLATYARVNEFGFIETPYRKVVNGKVTDEIVYLTADEEEKYYIAQSTTPMDEEGNFLVDLVEAQKAGNFYYVTPDQVDFVDVSPKQLVSVSASLIPFLEHDDANRALMGSNMQRQAVPLIVPEAPLIGTGMEKIVGRDSKVTVIAKHDGIVKSVDANRIIVQYEENQNGEPVVKVDVYNLLKFKRSNQDTCINQRVIVNEGDYVRKGDVLADGPSTDRGELALGKNLLVAFMPWRGYNYEDSILISERLVKDDVLTSIHIEELECVVRDTKLGKEEVTRDIPNVAEEMLKDLDESGIIRIGAKVKPGDILVGKVTPKGETQLTPEEKLLRAIFGEKAADVKDTSLRVPHGIEGIVIDVKVLSRRGLEKDDRTRDIEDREISNILKDQEDQMNIIIDSAREKIKRLLLNVPLQGDLKDGKGKVLVKKGERITPEIIDKLSVDRLKNLKVKDEELQAKIEKIIDTMESQLDLVRLYYEDKINKLKRGDELQPGVLKTIKVYIAMKRKIAVGDKLSGRHGNKGIVSIILPEEDMPFMEDGTPVDVVLNPLGVPSRMNVGQILETHLGWAAKELGKRIGELVDAYYNGGQSAETIRDYLKKIYKDEEMDKFLDRISDEELLDLASRMKKGVFFAVPVFEGAKEHEIKEFYKLAGMNDSWQVTLYDGRTGEPFHHPVTVGYMYLLKLHHLVEDKIHARSTGPYSLVTQQPLGGKAQFGGQRLGEMEVWALEAYGAAYSLQEFLTIKSDDVAGRVKAYEAIVKGEDVLTPSIPESFNVLVKELQSLCMNVELLKE
- the rplL gene encoding 50S ribosomal protein L7/L12, producing the protein MSVTKEEVIKFIENMTVLELSDFIKTLEERFGVQAQAMPLAAQVPVGAAQPAQKEEKPEEKTEFNVILTGYDQDKKIQVIKVVRAITNLGLKEAKDLVEGVPKPVKEGVSKEEAEKIKKQLEEVSGKVKIE
- the rplJ gene encoding 50S ribosomal protein L10 — protein: MERAKKEKVVLELKEKLNAVNSLFLTEYSGLNVAQMSRIRKELRGIQAELNVVKNNLLRIAIRGTPAEELEKFLRGPNAIISVYKDPVSVAKAITNFSKEMPQLRVKAGILGKKIISGEEFQKLATVPNREVLLAQMMSLLSGMPVRLLFALKWNLCKLVWTLNAIKEKKETTKEEQS